The nucleotide sequence AAACAAATTAGTCCGATGTATGAGCGTGAAGCCGAGAGCTTGCAGAGATCTCACTCCGATGCCCaagatgttttttattaactccATGAAGAGGCTTTTGTCTTGCTgaaaaacgttttaattatattatgtccCTTTGTCACatacatagtttttaattgtttataaaaatgaattgtttaCTGAGAAAGGTAAACGATGGCTTTTAGGAAGATTACTAGAaatttttgaatgaaatacagtaagtaaattttcaacacattcatataaaaaactgaaatattcCCCCAGTGGAGAGTAGGCCCTACGTTGGGAACACAGATCTACAgcctaattataaaattaataccgtTTCTGTTGCCATAGTAAcgacatatttatttgaaacgagtaattcatttaattcttCACAAGATGTGTTCTACTTTGGGTTCTACCACTAATATTTACCCTTTTTCGCATTCCTCTACTGCATCATTGAAGAATAAGTTAATACTATTATCTTTCTTGTTTATTAGAAGCTTCTAGTATGTTGGTCCTTCTACTGATTTATATTAGTGGtgtcattttttgttttgctttgtaTTATACTTTTTACTAACTTTTTGAAGTAAGAGTTTACCTTCGGATTAACTGGATCCTGGAGCATGTTGGGGATGTCCTTCATCGAGAAGAAGACCGACACCGACATCTCTACCGAGTCCTCCAGGTCTTTCAAGTAATGCTGCAAATTTGAAAACACCTCACAATATTTATCAGGTCTTGCCTTGAAGATGGTTGagtttttgagatttttagAATTAAGGTCCCGATTAATTTGACAGTTAaggtgttttttatatttttggtttCACAAAGCGAttgtgcgcggcaaaaactgtcttgaaaaacgctcagttgtgcaACGGGTGGGTTCCGAtgtgggttcgattcccggcgaaaaaaaaaaataacaaaaatgtcaGAAAGAATTTGTCGTTTATCGCAAGATTGAGTTCAGGGAAAAAGATTTTTGAAGAGCGATTCGATTGTCGACAACCAGGGGTCcttctgcatcttctaccgtatttaccatggagagtgttcagaggataTTTATTTCCTGCAGGAGAGGATCGAATGTTTATTATTCCCCTCACCTTGGAGACCGCAGCCCCGCGGCTCTGGAGGTAATGAGCGGCTTGAGTGACGGCCTGCTGCAGTTCTGCTTCTACTGGAATCAGTGCTGCGGAACTGCTGGCTTCCGTCACGTAGTACACCTGAAATTTGTTGattatatctattattaatacataataaacaaaatgataattacctatgtttattattaattaggaatgtataaaaatatcttttatttatttatttatttagtaatcctacagctaacataaattatatataattacaaacaaatacactgaaaatatagccaaagatggtatacatgatacattttactaggaaaagatttagaaaagggaacaaacaaacaaaaattaattaatacatttaacttattttatagaaatgttcttaaatattttcatcaataaaaaatcttaatgaataaacaaaaaattgtataatcaaTCTCATAGAAGCGTAATTCTCTTACTTGTAGTTTCCTAACATCTACTTCGTCGTCGAGCATGAGCTGCTCGCATTGCCCGTCACCCATGACTCGCATGAGCAGAGTCAGATCCTCAGCATGTCTGCTCATGGGCCCCACTACCAAGTACCTGCTGTAGTTCTCGTCGTTTAGAGTGGGTATATGTCCCTCTATCGGTATTATTcctaaaaaaacacatatttatcaatttcaaagtaaatacagataatatatgtatttctttacatatataaaactaatttaagtgTTTTACTTAAATCTGCGTCAATTGGTACAAGTACACGCGCAGCAGTTTTTAGTTGCAATTTTTACCATCACATAGAAATCAGTGAAATTTTGTCCTAATCAAGATTTATAAGTAGATTACATTTGATTAACTGCTCCAAAGCACTTCAAtaacaacatatttttcaattggGTTATTCTTTCCTTCCATTAGGGGGGGACATTTCCCCTAAAAGATTCAACTGGCTTTCATCGTTTAAAACTTGAACATATACTAACTATACATAttgtaactattttattttattgataatacaCTGTTACATTGGTAAAACCCCaaaacactatttttaatgtgacaagcacttatagcCAAAAGTGACATACATCAAgagattatacaaatatactataaaactaGGGGTTGGCACAAAAAACTGACTTGACGTATTGAAAGGTAACATGAAAGTGACACTTTTCTTAcctataaagaataaatacttAAGTATAGTATTGAAGTGTGTGCAAACATTGCTAACATTTGCTTAACTTAACTACATATACGTATGTGTAACTTAACTACTTACTTTACTAGTTAGGTTATATAACTAGCaatttacgtaattttatgtaacatttCCATTGGACTAAAATCTAAGAAAAAAACTCATTTACCAGGACTAGGTTTGTGTCCGAAGACCCCACAAAAGGCAGCTGGTATTCTGATGGAGCCCGCGATGTCTGAAGACACGCTGATTGGAGACGCCCCACAGGCAAGTAATGCTGCCTGTTCGTTACATTTTAACTAATGTATTACAAGTGttagcttttaatatttacttaattaaattctaatggCTTCCTCGCTATGACAAAAGAAAATGaggaaatcaaataaaaagatgATGTGCGAAAAGCAGCTGGCCTGTaggaataatgaaaataaaaataatagcaaataaTTAACACACGATGTTTCTAAAACGACTCGGTTGCCAATTCCCGTGTCATTTTTCATCGTCGTTATTGTTTCGACAAAATTGGTTTACAACcattaaatcaatcaatcaatcaatcaaaatttatttattcagtttagatgcgacttaaggcatgcttatgaatgtcaaaaacgtttacaaaattcgcgaaagagcaaaactacgccatccgttcgcaagactaccaggaggtcttgttctgagaagaacgggcaagttaagttaagttaaaCAAGGAGCACAACTATGAGACAGGAGGGAAGTTTTGTATTGTATCTTGTAAGACTCAAAAACCATcccaacaattattttaaaatatttcaaaagtaaATATCCTCAGATAAGTAAGTAATAGAGAATCTATGTCAAGTGTACACTAATAATATGAAGTGCAAAATATGTCAATGGTGAACATTTATAACTGTCAATAGACTATGGCTAGAATACACAATGACCTAATGTATGTTTTGCAGCTTACGTAGGTATTGAAATAggtaatacttatttatttaattttgtttttgtactacgcttttaaatattgaccacgatttctatattaagtatttaaataagattggAGTTATACGCTTGAAACGTTTAACTTAACGGTTCAATttggataaatttatttttttatactttatacacAGTATGGTGAAACCACTTTAACTTCTGTatgagttttataataaattttataaaaaaataggtgaTCATACTTGTCTAGAAATTGCAGTAAATACAACGAAGTATTTCTTTAACATGAAGTGTTAATTACGCACACAGCAAAGCTTgcaaattgtgttttaaaataaattaatactaaatttaaacaaagtaaACTCATGATTAAAGTTTTACAGAGCCTTTTTTCGTTATAATTTCCAACGAAAGCGAAGAATTTGTAtgcaattttgttttactttactAACTATTCGTGGCATTATAATTCCGTTACTTTGAGACTGATGCAAGAGATCAGGGACAATGTTTATACTAAAACCAAATTCAGTACTTCATAAAGCTAGCCTTACATCTAGACCTATGTAGATAAAGAAGAACTAAGCAAGACCTGAAAAGACTTTATACATTCAGTTGGTGTCGTTAGCTAAATGACGTAATTGTACTAACCTCACCTCCCGAAGAGCCTCCAGGCGTCCTATTCAAGCAATACGGGTTATTGGTCGTTCCAGTTAACAAGTTCGTGGTTTCCCATCCCAAACACAGTTCAGGGGTGTTGGAGACTAGCAGAGGAATGCCACCAGCCTTCTTCATTAAGTAAACCGCTGCACCGTCCTTCGTCGCTCGTCGACCGGCCAACTCTAAGCATCCCACTGAATTTGATAGACCTGGAATATCGATCAGGATTTTGAcactttttaaagaaaaaagcaGAAGATGTTCATCCCAAAGTTCATGCGTTGAAACTTCGGCTGTGCAgtagtgatttatttatatttgatgcAAGAAAACATCATGAATAAATCAAAACATCTTAGATCTAACTATCACCAGTGTGTAAGGCACACAAGCTgcctgtaaaaataatatcaaggaATCACAGAAATAAAGGCTATGCCGAAATAAAGATGATATCATTtgtttgtaaaagtaaatacCTTCCAAAGAGCAACTCTCCTTAACCGTGAAGGGTACTCCTAAAAGGGGTCTACCCGCAAACAGTTGATGTATCGAGCCATCTTCTTTCGCCACAGCAATCTTTCTATCACACTCTCTCGCTTCGTGTAACGCGTCCTTACATCTATCTTCTACCACCGCATTCAAGAGAAGATTCACTTCTTCTATTCGGGTTATGAAAGCTTGCGTTACTCTTTCGCTTGTTAGCTGAAAATTAGTTCTAAAATTTACATTCTGCAAAGCTAAAGAAACACGAGAATTTGCTTCTACcgtcacaaaaataatttatgggtATTTTTTAGCAATTAATAAATGCttgttataatatactttttatttttatgctaacttttatttgttgtGTAGATTACGTTCTGGCAGCTTGGCGGATGTGaaactaaaacattttaaaacgatGAAAGCttacaacataatataatagtgtGCAGTTTAAATACAACTTTTCGCGTTCAAATAAGGAATGTACAAAGTACATTATGAGTTCAATGAAAAGTCGgatgtcaataaaaaataagtttacttATAGCGAAGGaactacaaatattaattatgtaattgttattgacaaataacaataacaatgtACGTTGTTTACTTTCCGTAtagtaaattgttatttttagtgatgttgaaaatctgtaaaaatttCCTGTAG is from Pieris rapae chromosome 7, ilPieRapa1.1, whole genome shotgun sequence and encodes:
- the LOC111002791 gene encoding fatty-acid amide hydrolase 2-A, whose translation is MEVGVRIIGIILRVLHFLLGPLFWMRARNTKQVPPIRDPILLRSATDLAAAIRNGELTSERVTQAFITRIEEVNLLLNAVVEDRCKDALHEARECDRKIAVAKEDGSIHQLFAGRPLLGVPFTVKESCSLEGLSNSVGCLELAGRRATKDGAAVYLMKKAGGIPLLVSNTPELCLGWETTNLLTGTTNNPYCLNRTPGGSSGGEAALLACGASPISVSSDIAGSIRIPAAFCGVFGHKPSPGIIPIEGHIPTLNDENYSRYLVVGPMSRHAEDLTLLMRVMGDGQCEQLMLDDEVDVRKLQVYYVTEASSSAALIPVEAELQQAVTQAAHYLQSRGAAVSKHYLKDLEDSVEMSVSVFFSMKDIPNMLQDPVNPKQDKSLFMELIKNILGIGVRSLQALGFTLIHRTNLFIPEHRTVHYREKTERLRQHLERLLGSNGVLLSPAHSSRAHVHGEVFVRTSGVAYTMLWNVAGLPATAVPIHVRGLPVALQVIAAPNQDRLCLAVARELERGFGGWKFPTV